A genome region from Gadus chalcogrammus isolate NIFS_2021 chromosome 7, NIFS_Gcha_1.0, whole genome shotgun sequence includes the following:
- the cdkn2aipnl gene encoding CDKN2AIP N-terminal-like protein: MAATDVQEFIQQNRALADQVENHRGISETNKQWDARREFVLRNINEFEEAQIDQLLALSMVWANNVFMGCRYNTELLDKVKEMADGIVVEDAPVFKTREEIMKKVGR, from the exons ATGGCAGCCACCGATGTTCAGGAGTTTATTCAGCAAAATAGAGCTTTAGCCGACCAGGTTGAAAACCATCGTGGTATTTCAGAAACCAATAAGCAGTGGGACGCTAGGCGGGAGTTCGTCCTTCGAAATATAAACGAGTTTGAAGAGGCGCAGATTGACCAGCTGCTGGCTCTGTCGATGGTGTGGGCCAACAACGTGTTCATGGGCTGTCG ATATAACACCGAACTTCTGGACAAAGTAAAAGAGATGGCTGACGGCATCGTAGTGGAGGATGCCCCGGTATTCAAAACAAGAGAAGAAATTATGAAGAAAGTG GGTCGATGA
- the ube2b gene encoding ubiquitin-conjugating enzyme E2 B, which produces MSTPARRRLMRDFKRLQEDPPTGVSGAPSENNIMLWNAVIFGPVATPFEDGTFKLVIEFSEEYPNKPPTVRFVSRMFHPNVYADGSICLDILQNRWSPTYDVSSILTSIQSLLDEPNPNSPANSQAAQLYQENKREYEKRVSAIVEQSWVDI; this is translated from the exons ATGTCCACCCCGGCTAGAAGACGGCTTATGCGGGATTTTAAGAG ACTTCAAGAAGACCCTCCTACGGGAGTAAGCGGGGCGCCTTCAGAGAACAACATCATGCTATGGAACGCGGTTATTTTCGG GCCTGTGGCGACACCATTTGAAGACG GAACGTTTAAACTGGTGATAGAGTTCTCAGAAGAGTACCCTAACAAGCCCCCGACGGTGCGGTTTGTCTCCAGAATGTTCCACCCaaatg TTTACGCAGATGGAAGTATATGTCTAGACATCCTGCAGAATCGCTGGAGCCCCACCTATGATGTGTCATCTATACTCACCTCTATTCAG TCATTGCTGGATGAACCCAACCCAAACAGCCCAGCCAACAGCCAGGCCGCCCAGCTGTACCAGGAGAACAAGAGGGAGTATGAGAAGAGGGTGTCTGCCATCGTGGAGCAGAGCTGGGTGGACATTTAA